The sequence gtctgtgtctgtgtttgtgtctgtgtgtgtgtgtctgtgtctgtgtctgtgtctgtgtctgtgtctgtgtctgtgtgtgtgtgtctgtgtctgtgtctgtgtctgtgtgtctgtgtctgtgtgtgtctgtgtctgtgtctgtgtctgtgtctgtgtctgtgtctatgtgtgtgtgtgtgtgtgtgtgtgtgtgtgtgtctgtgtctgtgtctgtgtctgtgtctgtgtgtgtgtctgtgtctgtgtctgtgtctgtgtgtgtgttcccgtATAAATGCagcatttgtgtttattgaggTTGAAAGATTCCATCGGAAACAGACTACAGTCAGTTTTGTGTAAAGCAGCTGAGATGacaggtcctcctcctcctccatgtctctcCTCCCAGTCAGGGCCTGGTGGACGCTGGACGTCCGGGGGACAGCAGGAGCCGGTGCAGCTCCTCGCTCCGTCTCTGCTTCTGCTTCATTCTGGTGTTTGCAGCCGTTTATCTGCTCCTGTACAACAGGAACCTGTCGGAGAGCTCGACCGACTGGAGCCCGAAGTGGCTCCTGAACTTTAACTCAGGGAAATGGTTGAAACAGTTTAAGAGTCTGACTCAGAGCCAGAAGTCTCCCAACACCACAGATCCCAGCAGGGTCACTGgttctgctggagctgctgccggGCTCACCGctgacagcagctcctcaggGACTGATCAGGGGACACGGAGCAGCTCGGCCCCCCCACCGGCTCCTTACGTGTCTCCTGGACCGTATCTAGTGGAATATCCTCATCAGTACCACTTCACTATCAATGAGCCGCAGACGTGCGCGGAGCAGCAGCCTTTCCTGGTTCTGATGGTTCCTGTGGCGCCCCAGAACCGGGCCCACCGGGACATCATCCGCAGCAcgtgggggggggacagcagCGTCCTGGGTAAAGTGGTGAAGCTGTTCTTTCTGCTGGGGCTGAAGACTGGAGAGGGAGCGGAGCAGCtcccagagcagctgctgcaggagagcaAAGAGCACCAGGACCTGATCCAGAGCGACTTCGTGGACTGCTACAAGAACCTGACCATCAAGACCATGGTGATGCTGGAGTGGCTGGACACCTACTGCTCCAACGTCTCCTACGCCATGAAGATCGACTCGGACATGTTCCTGAATCTGCCCAATCTCATCAACATGTTGATAAACGCTCCGAGGACGAACTACCTGACCGGCCTCGTGGCGAGTGGAGCAGCCGTTCTGAGGGATCCGAGCTCCAAATGGTACGTTCCTGTCGAGGTCCACCCCCGTCCGCAGTACCCCCGCTACGCTCTGGGCCTCGGCTACGTGCTGTCCTTAGATCTCCCGAGAAAGTTGGTGGAAGCAGCCAGAGACGTGCGAGCTCTGTACATTGAAGACGTGTATCTGGGGTTGTGTATGCAGCACCTGGGCATCCCCCCCACCGACCCCCCCGGCCCGGGCTACTTTCACGTGTTTCCTGTGTCGTACGATCGCTGCGCTTTCTCCAAGCTGATCGCCACCACCACTCATGAGAACGATGATCGGACCTGGATGTGGACGGACTTTAAAAAGCCAGGCCCGTTCTGCTGACGTGTGAAGAAGAAacttatttgtatagcgccaaatccTAATATATATTGTCTCAGGGATCTTTACATAGAAAGTGGAGACTGGTTCtggtttacattttattatagtttgtttttaatctgcCGTCCTCTCAGGTTCACGCTGAGCAGAACAAACCTCATCGAGCTGGTTCTGGTTCGCTGAGAGTCGGAGGTTTGGTGTGAAGGGTGTTGGTGTGTCTGCTGGTGGGTGGAGCTACAGTGAAGGGGTTGGTCTGACGTTTTGAATTAGAAGGAACTAATCCTTCAGGCCTCAGGGAGAAACCCCCactgtgcgtttgtttgtttcaaaccggactgacctgctctcgctccAAAGACCGGTTCCAACTCGTCGTCCGGCTCAATGAGCCGGGGGGAGCTTCCTGGAGAGTCCTGAGATCATCtcctctgtgatgtcacactgtgaTGTCAACAGGCAGTGACACAGTTACTATAACTACTCCTCAAATATGCTGCTTTATATCTTTTATACAGACTTTATGAATATTCTATAATCTCCACTGAGTGACAGGAACAGCAAATCCACCGGCGCCAACGTTCAAACTTTATCTCAAAGTtaataaaagacacattttagCAAAGAGCATTTGTTCAACACTAgctgcttctctcttttctgtatTCATGTTCTGAGGCTGCTCAGAATTATGAATGTGATAATGTAACTTACTGAAGGATGTGATCATTAATGTGTAGCActggaatgaatgaatgtgaatCACAGTGGATTCGTTTATGGAAGCAAACAATCTGAGCTCCAGAGAACTCAGGTCCGAGGCTCTCTGTGGGGAACAGGCACACTTCCTGATGTGTgtcagcgtgtttgtgtgtgaatcagagtgtttgtgttgtcgtgTAGCAGCATGTTCGCTGGCCCTGTGTCAACTGTTTGACGGTGACACACCCTGCTGTGATGAGGCTGGTGCGTCTCGACTGTTCTTTATGTTCCTGGACTCAAGCTAATGTTAACATCATGATTCAGTGTTAGCAGCAGCCAGAGTCTACACACTATTGTTGAAGACATAACTCCTGTGCAAACAGGACCATTCTGAGTCAGGTGCTTTTCAGTCGTACTCAGATTCAACACAACTTTCTAAAGCAAACTACAGACACGTCTGTTCTCAGGCCCTTTCAGGAGTTTGAGTACTGTATGTTGAACGTCTACTTGGTTCAGGGGTACTTTGATGTAAACTTCATTTCATAATACCTTTGTTTATACACGTTTTACATTTGTAcctatatgttttattttcaaactatTGTCTCAATGTGACGCACATTAAGCTTCTTCTAATGAAAAGGCTTTGTGAATTCAAGTTCGTTTCCATTTCACTCCTCATGACTCTGCACATGTTCTGACCTTCATTAGAAATGTGAGGGTTGGATATTGATTTTTACACTCCATTAAACACTGTTGTtcatacatactgtatatgataATAGGTAATAATCAGAATCCAAACCCACTCAGGTTTCACTGGCACAGCTTCTAACCCAGTGTGACTACACACACGTGTTGCATTCCTGATCTGAAAGGATGCAGCGACCGAATGTGGCTCATGTAATAAATCTCATATTTGATTTTATATGTTTGGTTATTTATGTGCAATAGGATGTTATTTACTTAAATTTGTAAGTAAAATTTTAAAGTAGTGAATATATTTAAGATGAGACATTTAAACCTCAGTATTTTATATGAGTATCATAAAAATGATGTTATAAATACAGTTCATTATTCAGATGTGGGGAAAAAGAAAGTTCTAACGAATCTTATCTAAACTGAGTCTTTGTCTAAACCACAAATAAGAGAAAGGAAcagaaagggaggagaagaaagatcAACCTCCTCCGACGTGATTCAGTGAGAGAGAACCAGTTACTGCAAATCTTTTAGGTTAAATCAAGTTATAATTATTTAGGTTTTTATTGTATTagcaatcaatcaaactttattgacaTAGCAAAATTCTAATTCAAGTCAAAGTGCCTAACTACGGATGTTAaacctttaaaataattaaaattaaaagaattaaaatgaataaaaaaatgaataataatgactaataatgaattcatattaattaaaattatCTCTCAGATCTTCTGGAATCTTCTAGCGACTCAGATGTCATTGCTGAAAGCAGCAGAACCAAACGTTGTCTTTAACAACAcgtgtgggcggggctacaatACGACGGCTCCACTTCTCCATCACTGCTGCACACATTCAGACTACCTCTCACGTCATCCCCACAAGGTGGCAGCGTTCATATTTTGTCACCTTTTTGTTATGAAGACGAGTATATTTCTTGTATTATTTGATATCACAGAATATCAATGTGAAGGACAGTTCAACCCTGGTGGAGAAAAGTCAGGACGTGAGTTCGATGCTCCAGTTTGACTCTGGACCAGTGGAGCTCATGATGCTGGAGGACATCCTgagatccagatgtttgtgctgtggagctgaggagcATCTGAACCCGCTGAGCTTCACCTGCTGAACAACAAGCGTCACTAGGTGAGAAGCATGAggtggaaacaggaagcagccaaACAACCTCTGGGACACATGAAGATAACCCATCATTCATATTGAACCCTGAGGAGCACTGACACTCCACAGACACGGAGCAGCCTCAGAACATTaatacagaaaagaaagaagcagctaGTGTTGAGCAACAGCTCTTTGCTAATATGAGCTAATTATCAttcaacataaaacaaacatcttaaacaaattaaactgaaatcCACTGGTAGCAGCAGCGGATCGTCCAAACAGCAAGTGATAAGAAGTTTATTACAGATAATTGaattaaatacaataattattaaCTATACCGAACTAtgtgaagctgcggtggctagctgtggcctcagggtcttaggctcctcaaggggcggtaaccctcggacactgtggtggacaccggtggtcagggaagccgtccgattgaagaaggaggccttccgggatatgatatccttgaggactccgg comes from Platichthys flesus chromosome 1, fPlaFle2.1, whole genome shotgun sequence and encodes:
- the LOC133957247 gene encoding beta-1,3-galactosyltransferase 2-like — translated: MLEQPVLLLLHVSPPSQGLVDAGRPGDSRSRCSSSLRLCFCFILVFAAVYLLLYNRNLSESSTDWSPKWLLNFNSGKWLKQFKSLTQSQKSPNTTDPSRVTGSAGAAAGLTADSSSSGTDQGTRSSSAPPPAPYVSPGPYLVEYPHQYHFTINEPQTCAEQQPFLVLMVPVAPQNRAHRDIIRSTWGGDSSVLGKVVKLFFLLGLKTGEGAEQLPEQLLQESKEHQDLIQSDFVDCYKNLTIKTMVMLEWLDTYCSNVSYAMKIDSDMFLNLPNLINMLINAPRTNYLTGLVASGAAVLRDPSSKWYVPVEVHPRPQYPRYALGLGYVLSLDLPRKLVEAARDVRALYIEDVYLGLCMQHLGIPPTDPPGPGYFHVFPVSYDRCAFSKLIATTTHENDDRTWMWTDFKKPGPFC